The Paracoccus aminovorans genome has a window encoding:
- a CDS encoding response regulator transcription factor, with protein sequence MPDPILTVFVIDDDEDIRKSLQRALEKRGYAVESHASAASFLAGFDPRRAGCLVLDYGMPDMNGLELQSHLNQRGATIPVIFITGHGGVPESVQAIKAGALDFLEKPFRQGDLVERIETAFAIARDRLARDEQARRQRARFERLTAREQEIVARMIDRPSEISSKELAAALGISPRTVDHHRARILEKMNVKSVAELIALAGK encoded by the coding sequence ATGCCCGACCCGATCCTGACCGTCTTCGTGATCGACGACGACGAGGACATCCGCAAATCCCTGCAGCGCGCGCTGGAAAAACGCGGCTATGCGGTGGAAAGCCACGCTTCCGCCGCCTCGTTCCTGGCGGGTTTCGACCCGCGCCGGGCGGGCTGCCTGGTGCTGGACTACGGCATGCCGGACATGAACGGGCTGGAACTGCAAAGCCACCTGAACCAGCGCGGCGCGACCATTCCCGTGATCTTCATCACCGGCCATGGCGGCGTGCCGGAATCGGTGCAGGCGATCAAGGCCGGCGCGCTCGACTTTCTGGAAAAGCCGTTCCGCCAGGGCGATCTGGTCGAGCGGATCGAAACCGCCTTCGCCATCGCCCGCGACCGCCTGGCCCGCGACGAGCAGGCTCGCCGCCAGCGCGCCCGGTTCGAGCGGCTGACCGCGCGCGAACAGGAAATCGTCGCGCGCATGATCGACCGCCCCTCCGAGATTTCCAGCAAGGAACTGGCCGCGGCCCTGGGCATCAGCCCACGCACCGTCGACCACCATCGCGCCCGCATCCTGGAAAAGATGAACGTGAAATCCGTGGCCGAACTGATCGCCCTGGCCGGCAAGTAG
- the araD1 gene encoding AraD1 family protein, with translation MFLSQLVFSDGSRAVALRTGAEARLVPGATATRDLALDAIAAGRSLADEAQARGEGAAVDLALASAEGRMLLPLDHPDPAHLHLTGTGLTHLGSAATRNAMHAKLDGDELTDSMKMFRMGLEGGKPGAGQVGAQPEWFYKGNGHAAVAPGAALDSPGFALDAGEEPEIAGLYVIGPDGTPFRLGFALGNEFSDHVTERGNYLWLAHSKLRPASYGPELRLGDLPRHVEGTSRVIRDGAAIWEKPFLSGEANMSHSLANLEHHHFKYGLFRRPGDVHVHFFGTATLSFADGIATRPGDEFEIACDAFGLPLRNPLTQQPQDAAPVAVAIL, from the coding sequence ATGTTTCTGTCGCAACTCGTGTTTTCGGACGGCAGCCGCGCCGTCGCCCTGCGCACGGGCGCCGAGGCCCGGCTGGTGCCCGGCGCCACCGCGACCCGCGACCTGGCGCTGGACGCCATCGCCGCCGGCCGCAGCCTGGCCGACGAGGCCCAGGCGCGCGGCGAGGGCGCCGCGGTCGATCTGGCGCTGGCCTCGGCCGAGGGGCGGATGCTGCTGCCGCTGGACCATCCCGACCCGGCGCATCTGCACCTGACCGGCACGGGTCTGACGCATCTCGGCTCGGCCGCGACGCGCAATGCCATGCATGCCAAGCTGGACGGCGACGAGCTGACCGACAGCATGAAGATGTTCCGCATGGGGCTCGAAGGCGGCAAGCCCGGCGCCGGCCAGGTCGGCGCGCAGCCCGAATGGTTCTACAAGGGCAATGGCCATGCCGCCGTGGCGCCCGGCGCGGCATTGGACAGCCCCGGCTTTGCGCTGGACGCGGGCGAGGAGCCGGAAATCGCCGGGCTTTACGTCATCGGCCCGGACGGCACGCCCTTCCGGCTGGGCTTCGCGCTGGGGAACGAGTTCTCCGACCACGTAACGGAACGCGGCAATTACCTGTGGCTGGCCCATTCCAAGCTGCGCCCCGCAAGCTATGGTCCCGAGTTGCGGCTGGGCGACCTGCCCCGGCATGTCGAGGGCACCAGCCGCGTGATCCGCGACGGCGCGGCGATCTGGGAAAAGCCGTTCCTATCGGGCGAGGCGAACATGAGCCACAGCCTGGCGAACCTCGAACACCACCATTTCAAATACGGCCTGTTCCGCCGCCCCGGCGACGTGCATGTGCATTTCTTCGGCACGGCGACGCTGAGCTTCGCCGACGGGATCGCGACCCGGCCCGGCGACGAATTCGAGATCGCTTGCGACGCCTTCGGCCTGCCGCTGCGCAACCCCCTGACCCAACAGCCCCAGGACGCGGCCCCGGTCGCCGTCGCCATCCTCTAG
- the araD gene encoding L-arabinonate dehydratase, translating into MSFTPAPWPRQLRSQHWYGGNSRDTIYHRGWMKNQGYPHDLFDGRPVIGILNTWSDLTPCNGHLRELAEKVKAGVWEAGGFPVEVPVFSASENTFRPTAMMFRNLAALAIEETIRGQPMDGAVLLVGCDKTTPSLLMAAASTDIPSIVVTGGPMLNGYFRGERVGSGTHLWKFSEAVKAGEMTQEEFLEAEASMSRSSGTCNTMGTASTMASMAEALGMALSGNAAIPAVDSRRRVMAQLSGRRIVQMVKDDLKPSDILTKQAFENAIRTNGAIGGSTNAVVHLLALAGRVGVDVTLDDWDRCGRDVKTIVNLMPSGKYLMEEFFYAGGLPVVIKRLGEAGQLHKDALTVSGATIWDEVRDVVNWNENVILPSDRPLTDQGGIAVLRGNLAPNGAVLKPSAASPHLMVHRGRAVVFEDIDDYKVKIEDEALDIDETCVMVLKNCGPRGYPGMAEVGNMGLPPKVLRKGITDMVRISDARMSGTAYGTVVLHTSPEAAAGGPLAVVRDGDMIELDVPNRRLHLDISDAELAERLAAWRPLPDQPASGYAWLHQAHVMGADTGADLDFLRGCRGNPVGKDSH; encoded by the coding sequence ATGTCCTTCACGCCCGCCCCGTGGCCCCGCCAGCTTCGCTCGCAGCACTGGTATGGCGGCAATTCCCGCGACACGATCTATCATCGCGGCTGGATGAAGAATCAGGGCTATCCGCACGACCTGTTCGACGGCCGCCCGGTGATCGGCATCCTGAACACCTGGTCCGACCTGACCCCCTGCAACGGCCACCTGCGCGAACTGGCGGAAAAGGTGAAGGCCGGGGTCTGGGAGGCCGGCGGCTTTCCGGTCGAGGTGCCGGTGTTCTCGGCCAGCGAGAACACCTTCCGCCCGACCGCGATGATGTTTCGCAACCTCGCGGCGCTGGCCATCGAGGAGACCATTCGCGGCCAGCCGATGGACGGCGCGGTGCTGCTGGTCGGCTGCGACAAGACCACGCCCAGCCTGCTGATGGCGGCGGCCTCGACCGACATTCCCTCGATCGTCGTCACCGGCGGCCCGATGCTGAACGGCTATTTCCGGGGCGAGCGCGTGGGCTCGGGCACGCATCTGTGGAAGTTCAGCGAGGCCGTGAAGGCCGGCGAGATGACGCAGGAGGAATTCCTCGAGGCAGAGGCGAGCATGTCCCGCTCATCAGGCACCTGCAACACCATGGGCACGGCCAGCACCATGGCGAGCATGGCCGAGGCGCTGGGGATGGCGCTGTCCGGGAATGCCGCGATCCCTGCGGTGGACAGTCGCCGCCGCGTCATGGCGCAGCTTTCGGGCCGGCGCATCGTGCAGATGGTCAAGGACGACCTGAAGCCCAGCGATATCCTGACCAAGCAGGCGTTCGAGAACGCGATCCGCACCAATGGCGCCATCGGCGGTTCGACCAATGCGGTGGTGCACCTGCTGGCGCTGGCCGGCCGGGTGGGGGTCGATGTGACGCTGGACGACTGGGACCGCTGCGGCCGCGACGTCAAGACCATCGTGAACCTGATGCCCTCGGGGAAATACCTGATGGAGGAGTTCTTCTATGCCGGCGGGTTGCCGGTGGTCATCAAGCGGCTGGGCGAGGCCGGGCAGCTGCACAAGGACGCGCTGACCGTCAGCGGCGCCACGATCTGGGACGAGGTCAGGGACGTGGTGAACTGGAACGAGAACGTGATCCTGCCCTCCGACCGGCCCTTGACCGACCAGGGCGGCATCGCGGTGCTGCGCGGCAACCTGGCGCCCAATGGGGCGGTGCTGAAGCCCTCGGCCGCCAGCCCGCATCTGATGGTGCATCGCGGCCGCGCCGTCGTCTTCGAGGACATCGACGATTACAAGGTCAAGATCGAGGATGAGGCGCTGGATATCGACGAGACCTGCGTCATGGTGCTCAAGAACTGCGGCCCAAGGGGCTATCCCGGCATGGCCGAGGTCGGCAACATGGGCCTGCCGCCCAAGGTGCTGAGGAAGGGCATCACCGACATGGTGCGGATCAGCGACGCGCGCATGTCGGGGACGGCTTACGGCACGGTGGTGCTGCATACCTCGCCCGAGGCGGCGGCGGGCGGGCCGCTGGCCGTGGTGCGCGACGGCGACATGATCGAGCTGGACGTGCCGAACCGCCGGCTGCACCTGGACATTTCGGACGCGGAACTGGCCGAGCGGCTGGCCGCGTGGAGGCCGCTGCCCGACCAGCCCGCCAGCGGCTATGCCTGGCTGCATCAGGCGCATGTCATGGGCGCGGATACCGGCGCGGACCTGGATTTCCTGCGCGGCTGCCGCGGCAACCCGGTCGGAAAGGACAGCCACTGA
- a CDS encoding Gfo/Idh/MocA family protein, which produces MKIALVGIGKIALDQHVPALASSPDWELAATVSRHGRAPGIEAFPRIEDMLDARPDIGAVSLCLPPVPRFEAAQAVLRAGRHLMLEKPPGATLAEVHILRDLAQAQGVTLYATWHSRVAHAVAAAKAWLADRVIHEGRITWREDVRKWHPGQDWIFQAGGMGVFDPGINALSILTEILPMPVHLRAAELDFPENRQAPIAARLALSGNITADFDFRQQGPQTWDMEFWTDAGRLALRLGGNVLEIDGADAGGEASIMGEYPALYARMAELVRRGASEVDLSPMVLVADAFTLGSRNTVDAFEF; this is translated from the coding sequence ATGAAAATCGCGCTCGTCGGCATCGGCAAGATCGCGCTGGACCAGCACGTTCCGGCGCTGGCCTCCAGCCCCGACTGGGAACTGGCCGCGACGGTCAGCCGCCATGGCCGCGCCCCGGGCATCGAGGCCTTCCCGCGCATCGAGGACATGCTCGACGCCCGCCCCGACATCGGTGCGGTCAGCCTGTGCCTGCCGCCCGTGCCCCGTTTCGAGGCCGCGCAGGCGGTCCTGCGCGCCGGGCGTCATCTGATGCTGGAAAAGCCGCCCGGCGCGACCTTGGCCGAGGTGCATATCCTGCGCGACCTGGCGCAGGCGCAGGGGGTGACGCTTTATGCCACCTGGCATTCGCGCGTGGCCCATGCCGTTGCCGCCGCCAAGGCATGGCTGGCTGATCGTGTCATCCACGAGGGCCGGATCACCTGGCGCGAGGATGTGCGCAAATGGCATCCCGGCCAGGACTGGATCTTTCAGGCCGGCGGCATGGGCGTCTTCGACCCCGGCATCAACGCGCTGTCGATCCTGACCGAGATCCTGCCGATGCCGGTGCATCTGCGCGCCGCCGAGCTGGATTTCCCGGAAAACCGCCAGGCCCCCATCGCCGCGCGGCTGGCGCTGTCGGGTAACATCACCGCCGATTTCGACTTTCGCCAGCAGGGCCCGCAGACCTGGGACATGGAGTTCTGGACCGACGCCGGCCGCCTCGCGCTGCGCCTGGGCGGCAATGTGCTGGAGATCGACGGTGCTGATGCCGGGGGCGAGGCCAGCATCATGGGCGAATATCCGGCGCTTTACGCGCGCATGGCGGAACTGGTGCGCAGGGGCGCCTCCGAGGTGGACCTGTCGCCGATGGTGCTGGTGGCGGACGCCTTTACCCTCGGCAGCCGCAACACCGTGGACGCATTCGAATTCTGA
- a CDS encoding DUF6931 family protein, with protein MDADAADEKTKPPRRMLREPPPLALFAAIPQLADLIKLRPREGEDGLAFLNRLRASTTPEEAVTFTAFAALPSVAAGWGYECLRLMAGHLQPQERPTMERIATWLAQPSTRQRHEIMREALWAPTRSPSVLLALAVGWSTGTPAPNDPERSAPHKAPVALNSAVLSCLARADLSRRSFYLARFLDMAEALFRAY; from the coding sequence ATGGACGCAGACGCGGCGGATGAAAAGACCAAGCCTCCCCGGCGGATGCTGCGCGAGCCGCCGCCGCTGGCGCTGTTCGCCGCCATCCCGCAGCTGGCCGACCTGATCAAGCTGCGCCCGCGCGAGGGCGAGGACGGGCTGGCCTTCCTGAACCGGCTGCGCGCCTCGACCACGCCCGAGGAGGCGGTCACCTTCACCGCCTTCGCCGCCCTGCCCAGCGTGGCCGCCGGCTGGGGCTATGAATGCCTGCGGCTGATGGCCGGCCACCTGCAACCGCAGGAACGTCCGACCATGGAGCGGATCGCGACCTGGCTCGCGCAGCCCAGCACCCGCCAGCGCCACGAGATCATGCGCGAGGCGCTTTGGGCGCCGACCCGCAGCCCTTCGGTGCTGCTGGCGCTGGCGGTGGGCTGGTCCACCGGCACGCCGGCGCCGAACGACCCCGAACGCTCGGCGCCGCACAAGGCGCCGGTGGCGCTGAACAGCGCGGTGCTGTCCTGCCTCGCCCGGGCGGACCTGTCGCGGCGCTCGTTCTATCTTGCCCGATTCCTGGACATGGCCGAGGCACTGTTCCGCGCCTATTGA
- the tagH gene encoding type VI secretion system-associated FHA domain protein TagH has protein sequence MMLTLEIENFHVLDDGGPVSIAVPEGGIQVGRRPGMDWVLPDASRYISGHHFDVGFEDGRWVLRDRSTNGTFLQGHRHRLDGPHVLAHGDRFQVGQYIVAALFDQPQGRPMTPGSLPAHRVDSPVDEPVLDDPWALAPAPAPIDVTPAADLRRGPDFASDFVAFPVHEPAPAPASAPPPPAPVAAPEDPSAFLRAFCEGAGIPPDLARNVAPEDLARALGQSMRAVAGQVMAGLQDRAAARHFTRSAERTMRGASDNNPLKFLPDAAEALDALFLRPRAGFLTGAAGFDLALGDLRRHQTALFAALQPALIGLVGDLAPERIEGEVKGGGLMGNRKARAWDEYVARWDARTASENGILDEFLRLFAEAYRKAHDGDAALP, from the coding sequence ATGATGCTGACGCTTGAGATCGAGAACTTCCATGTGCTGGACGACGGCGGGCCGGTCAGCATCGCCGTGCCCGAAGGCGGCATCCAGGTCGGGCGGCGGCCTGGCATGGACTGGGTGCTGCCCGACGCCAGCCGCTACATCTCGGGCCATCACTTCGACGTCGGGTTCGAGGACGGGCGCTGGGTGCTGCGCGACCGCTCGACCAACGGCACCTTCCTGCAGGGCCACCGCCACCGGCTGGACGGGCCGCATGTGCTGGCGCACGGCGACCGCTTCCAGGTCGGGCAATATATCGTGGCGGCGCTGTTCGACCAGCCGCAGGGCCGGCCGATGACGCCCGGATCGCTGCCCGCGCATCGGGTGGACAGCCCGGTGGACGAGCCGGTGCTGGACGATCCCTGGGCCCTGGCGCCGGCGCCGGCGCCCATCGACGTGACCCCGGCCGCGGACCTGCGCCGCGGTCCCGATTTCGCCAGCGATTTCGTGGCCTTCCCGGTCCACGAGCCCGCGCCGGCACCCGCATCCGCCCCGCCGCCGCCCGCGCCGGTCGCCGCGCCCGAGGATCCCTCGGCCTTCCTGCGCGCCTTTTGCGAAGGCGCCGGCATCCCCCCGGACCTTGCCCGCAACGTCGCCCCCGAGGACCTCGCCCGCGCGCTTGGCCAGTCCATGCGCGCCGTCGCCGGGCAGGTCATGGCCGGCTTGCAGGATCGGGCGGCGGCGCGGCATTTCACCCGCTCGGCCGAGCGCACGATGCGCGGCGCCAGCGACAACAACCCGCTGAAATTCCTGCCCGACGCCGCCGAGGCGCTGGATGCGCTGTTCCTGCGCCCGCGCGCCGGGTTCCTGACCGGCGCGGCCGGGTTCGACCTGGCGCTCGGCGACCTGCGCCGGCACCAGACCGCGCTGTTTGCCGCGCTGCAGCCGGCGCTGATCGGGCTGGTCGGCGATCTTGCCCCCGAGCGGATCGAGGGCGAGGTCAAGGGCGGCGGGCTGATGGGCAACCGCAAGGCCCGCGCCTGGGACGAATACGTCGCCCGCTGGGACGCCCGCACCGCCAGCGAGAACGGCATCCTCGACGAATTCCTGCGGCTTTTCGCGGAAGCCTATCGCAAGGCGCATGACGGCGACGCCGCGCTGCCCTAG
- a CDS encoding type VI secretion system protein TssA, whose translation MSDFNLLDPISPDDPCGPDLERQDDAAFLDYYFEAEARMPERYFIPGNAGDGREDRLFDPRSVDLAAETATIRALLRRSRDLRLMGLLARFQILAGQLEAFAATVEDMAAALAQWPEALHPHGSERRAAVESLNGQPTVVMALAHLPVVSNTDVTLRRYMVATGKATPRASEQDLAGADLLAPLRAEANLRALTATHDRLLRLSDALHRLSRQAAALPEAPFRPDFGALTAALADMQAMIAAARPELRPWEPAAPAPEPPAGDLAQDLAAPAETARPQPATAPDRPVSDRATAEAALDAACAWLARHEPSSPALMLAAQARQLIGRPLVEALEMLMPQQAGAAVLRIGQGTPFALPMERLKALTQVGLEGQPEKTAPPAALPPITRRAEMIAALVGVEGYFATHEPASPVPLLLARARDMLSKRFDAIVAELLAPAPPSGES comes from the coding sequence GTGTCCGATTTCAACCTGCTCGATCCCATTTCGCCCGATGATCCCTGCGGCCCGGATCTGGAGCGGCAGGACGATGCCGCCTTCCTCGACTATTACTTCGAGGCGGAAGCGCGCATGCCCGAGCGCTATTTCATTCCCGGCAATGCCGGCGACGGACGCGAGGACCGGCTGTTCGATCCGCGCTCGGTCGATCTGGCCGCCGAGACGGCGACGATCCGCGCGCTTCTGCGGCGTTCGCGCGACCTGCGGCTGATGGGCCTGCTGGCGCGGTTCCAGATCCTGGCCGGCCAACTCGAAGCCTTCGCCGCCACGGTCGAGGACATGGCCGCGGCGCTGGCGCAATGGCCCGAGGCGCTGCATCCGCACGGGTCCGAACGCCGGGCGGCGGTCGAATCGCTGAACGGCCAGCCGACGGTGGTGATGGCGCTTGCGCACCTTCCGGTTGTGTCGAACACCGATGTGACGTTGCGTCGCTACATGGTCGCGACCGGCAAGGCGACGCCGCGCGCCTCGGAGCAGGATCTGGCCGGCGCCGACCTGCTGGCGCCGCTGCGGGCCGAGGCCAATCTGCGCGCCCTGACCGCCACGCATGATCGGCTGCTGCGGCTGTCGGATGCGCTGCATCGGCTGTCGCGCCAGGCGGCGGCTCTGCCCGAGGCGCCTTTCCGCCCGGACTTCGGCGCGCTGACCGCCGCTCTGGCCGACATGCAGGCGATGATCGCCGCGGCGCGCCCCGAACTTCGCCCCTGGGAACCCGCGGCCCCTGCGCCCGAGCCCCCGGCCGGGGATCTGGCGCAGGACCTGGCCGCGCCCGCCGAAACGGCCCGGCCTCAGCCGGCCACGGCCCCGGACCGCCCGGTTTCCGACCGCGCCACGGCCGAGGCTGCGCTGGACGCGGCCTGCGCCTGGCTGGCCCGGCACGAGCCCTCTTCCCCCGCGCTGATGCTGGCGGCGCAGGCGCGGCAGCTGATTGGCCGGCCGCTGGTCGAGGCGCTGGAAATGCTGATGCCGCAGCAGGCCGGCGCCGCCGTGCTGCGCATCGGCCAGGGCACGCCCTTCGCCCTGCCGATGGAGCGGCTGAAGGCGCTGACCCAGGTCGGGCTGGAAGGCCAGCCCGAGAAAACCGCCCCGCCCGCCGCCCTGCCGCCGATCACCCGGCGGGCCGAGATGATCGCGGCCCTGGTCGGGGTCGAGGGCTATTTCGCGACGCATGAACCGGCCAGTCCGGTGCCGTTGCTTCTGGCCAGGGCCCGTGACATGTTGTCGAAGCGTTTCGACGCCATCGTTGCCGAACTGCTTGCCCCAGCGCCGCCTTCGGGCGAATCCTAG
- the tssB gene encoding type VI secretion system contractile sheath small subunit, whose translation MASDKATDFIKRNRPPRVNISYEDPYDSEKMVELPFVMGVMADLSGNASEVEKPEMEERDFVDVTAATLDDYMKSVAPGASFNVQNKLGGEGRLGVSLTFESMDDFNPAAVARQIPALKKLLEARQHLANLQRYMNSKPKAQEQIRKLLNDPELMAALAERETSKSAEEEDN comes from the coding sequence ATGGCTTCGGACAAGGCGACCGATTTTATCAAGCGCAACCGCCCGCCTCGGGTGAATATTTCCTACGAAGACCCCTATGACAGCGAGAAGATGGTCGAGCTGCCCTTTGTCATGGGCGTCATGGCCGACCTGTCGGGCAATGCCTCCGAGGTCGAGAAGCCCGAGATGGAAGAGCGCGACTTCGTCGACGTGACCGCCGCCACGCTGGACGACTACATGAAGAGCGTGGCCCCCGGCGCCAGCTTCAACGTCCAGAACAAGCTGGGCGGCGAGGGCCGGCTGGGCGTCTCGCTGACCTTCGAAAGCATGGACGATTTCAACCCGGCCGCCGTCGCGCGCCAGATCCCGGCGCTGAAGAAGCTTCTGGAGGCGCGCCAGCACCTGGCGAACCTGCAGCGCTACATGAACTCGAAGCCCAAGGCGCAGGAGCAGATCCGCAAGCTTCTGAACGACCCCGAACTGATGGCCGCCCTGGCCGAGCGCGAGACGTCCAAATCGGCCGAGGAAGAGGATAACTGA
- the tssC gene encoding type VI secretion system contractile sheath large subunit has protein sequence MAQKQQAEAAGSLTGLDEFSDILKQTIKPRTDVAAKEVDNAVVALVREALDDETLIAEDVIDTIDAMLSKLDQKLTEQLNEVIHNEEFQKLESSWRGLAYTINHSETDASLRVKVMNVSKKELQQMFRRYPGAKWDKSPLNMRVYEAEFGTLGGKPFGALIGDFYFDHGTADVALLRDMSKIAAAAHAPFISAAAPELLGMDSWTELGTPPDLSEIFDTPDYAAWNGLRDSENSRYVALTMPRVLAREPYSQNSNSVVEEFNFEEETDGHAGQKYSWMNAAHALAVNINRAHKEHGWTVQIRGVQSGGEVLNLPTHNFDTGDGSKDLKCPTEVSITDRREAELSKAGMIGLIHRKHTDKAAFIGAQTLYRPKKYVDDQATASDNMSSRLPYIFAVSRFSHYLKCMVRDKIGQSPDRLQLQTQLQTWINKYVSGNPESATEREKAKKPLAGAKVEVVEDEENPGYYMGKFYLKPHFQLEGMDVGMSLVSKLPKGK, from the coding sequence ATGGCGCAGAAACAGCAGGCCGAGGCCGCGGGCAGCCTGACCGGCCTTGACGAGTTCTCGGACATCCTGAAGCAGACCATCAAGCCGCGCACCGACGTCGCCGCGAAAGAGGTCGACAATGCCGTGGTCGCGCTGGTGCGCGAGGCGCTGGACGACGAGACCCTGATCGCCGAGGACGTGATCGACACCATCGACGCGATGCTGTCGAAGCTGGACCAGAAGCTGACCGAACAGCTGAACGAGGTCATCCACAACGAGGAATTCCAGAAGCTGGAATCGTCCTGGCGCGGGCTGGCCTATACGATCAACCACTCCGAGACCGACGCCTCGCTGCGCGTGAAGGTGATGAACGTCTCGAAGAAGGAACTGCAGCAGATGTTCCGGCGCTATCCCGGCGCCAAATGGGACAAGTCGCCGCTGAACATGCGCGTCTACGAGGCCGAGTTCGGCACGCTGGGCGGCAAGCCCTTCGGCGCGCTGATCGGAGATTTCTACTTCGACCACGGCACCGCCGATGTGGCGCTGCTGCGCGACATGTCCAAGATCGCCGCCGCGGCCCATGCGCCCTTCATCTCGGCCGCCGCGCCCGAGCTTCTGGGCATGGACAGCTGGACCGAGCTCGGCACGCCCCCCGACCTGTCGGAAATCTTCGACACGCCGGATTACGCCGCCTGGAACGGGCTGCGCGACAGCGAGAATTCGCGCTATGTCGCGCTGACCATGCCGCGCGTTCTGGCGCGCGAGCCCTACAGCCAGAACTCGAATTCCGTGGTCGAGGAGTTCAATTTCGAGGAAGAGACCGACGGCCACGCCGGTCAGAAGTATTCCTGGATGAACGCCGCCCATGCGCTGGCGGTGAACATCAACCGCGCGCACAAGGAACACGGCTGGACCGTGCAGATCCGCGGCGTGCAGTCGGGCGGCGAGGTGCTGAACCTGCCCACGCACAACTTCGACACCGGCGACGGCTCCAAGGACCTGAAATGCCCGACCGAGGTGTCGATCACCGACCGGCGCGAGGCCGAGCTGTCCAAGGCCGGCATGATCGGGTTGATCCATCGCAAGCACACCGACAAGGCGGCGTTCATCGGCGCGCAGACGCTGTATCGGCCCAAGAAATACGTGGACGACCAGGCGACGGCCTCGGACAACATGTCGTCGCGGCTGCCCTATATCTTCGCGGTGTCACGCTTCAGTCACTATCTGAAGTGCATGGTGCGCGACAAGATCGGGCAAAGCCCGGACCGGCTGCAGCTGCAGACCCAGTTGCAGACCTGGATCAACAAATACGTCTCGGGCAACCCCGAGAGCGCGACCGAGCGCGAAAAGGCCAAGAAACCCTTGGCCGGTGCGAAGGTGGAAGTGGTGGAGGACGAAGAGAACCCCGGCTACTACATGGGGAAGTTCTATCTGAAACCGCACTTCCAGCTGGAAGGCATGGATGTCGGCATGTCGCTGGTGTCCAAGCTGCCCAAAGGCAAATAA
- a CDS encoding Hcp family type VI secretion system effector, with protein MAVDIFLKLSNNIKGESQDDTHRDEIDVLAWNWGLTQSGTTHVGSGGGGGKVNVQDITLTKYVDLATNDLIKRCTNGEHIENGELIVRKSGGAAPVEYFRIKMGKIMITSYSTGGAKDGLDRIQETLTLNFRQFEVSYTLQEDTGAAGAETLAGWDIAENKEWSA; from the coding sequence ATGGCTGTCGATATCTTTCTGAAACTTTCCAACAACATCAAGGGCGAGTCCCAGGACGACACCCACCGCGACGAAATCGACGTGCTGGCCTGGAACTGGGGCCTGACCCAGTCGGGCACCACGCATGTCGGCTCGGGCGGCGGCGGCGGCAAGGTCAACGTGCAGGATATTACCCTGACGAAATACGTCGACCTGGCGACCAACGACCTGATCAAGCGCTGCACCAACGGCGAGCACATCGAGAACGGCGAGCTGATCGTGCGCAAGTCGGGCGGCGCGGCGCCGGTCGAATATTTCCGCATCAAGATGGGCAAGATCATGATCACCAGCTATTCGACTGGTGGCGCCAAGGACGGTCTTGACCGCATCCAGGAAACCCTGACCCTGAACTTCCGCCAGTTCGAGGTGTCCTATACGCTGCAAGAGGATACCGGTGCCGCCGGCGCCGAGACCCTGGCCGGCTGGGACATCGCCGAGAACAAGGAGTGGAGCGCCTAA
- the tssE gene encoding type VI secretion system baseplate subunit TssE — protein sequence MSLMHIFRDSARRRDSRDPGRRYTEGERDLTLMSQKHREGASEESLRRNLVLDLASLMNTIRLDVCTDLSDTPRVRDSVINHGLPDMDTLWRDHRTPMDLAQAIREALIRNEPRLRAETLEVRVEDLDPGPDQRVTFEILAEMISDPTDIAVQFHAEVDPAAGKIAMKRTQAEP from the coding sequence ATGTCCCTGATGCATATCTTTCGCGATTCCGCCCGCCGGCGCGATTCGCGCGACCCCGGCCGCCGCTATACCGAGGGCGAGCGCGACCTGACCCTGATGAGCCAGAAACATCGCGAGGGCGCGAGCGAGGAATCGCTGCGCCGCAACCTGGTCTTGGACCTGGCCAGCCTGATGAACACCATCCGGCTGGACGTCTGCACCGACCTGTCCGACACGCCGCGCGTGCGCGATTCCGTCATCAATCACGGCCTGCCCGACATGGACACGCTGTGGCGCGACCACCGCACGCCGATGGACCTGGCCCAGGCCATCCGCGAGGCGCTGATCCGCAACGAGCCGCGCCTGCGCGCCGAGACGCTGGAGGTGCGGGTCGAGGATCTGGACCCCGGCCCCGACCAGCGCGTCACCTTCGAGATCCTGGCCGAGATGATCTCGGACCCGACCGACATCGCGGTGCAGTTCCATGCCGAGGTCGACCCCGCCGCCGGCAAGATCGCCATGAAACGCACGCAGGCCGAGCCATGA